In Rhododendron vialii isolate Sample 1 chromosome 9a, ASM3025357v1, the following are encoded in one genomic region:
- the LOC131300636 gene encoding uncharacterized protein LOC131300636: MSNGFNVPPVIFPSGGNPSTTAAATTQHRRPPTAPFQPPRSSPNPNPNSIPFMSFDIGSAASSSFSAPQFAAPGPIGIGGGSGFDDEPPLLEELGINTRQIWTKTISILNPLKVNPDLHEDADLSGPFLFLMAFGLFQLLAGKLHFGIILGWVTMAALFLYVVFNMLAGRNGNLDLYRCVSLIGYCMLPMVVLSAVALFLPQGGVPIIAVAGVFVIWSTRVCTRLLVELASCGDEHRGLIAYACFLIYTLFSLLVVF, encoded by the coding sequence ATGTCGAATGGATTCAACGTCCCCCCCGTAATCTTCCCCTCCGGCGGAAACCCCTCCACCACGGCCGCCGCCACCACCCAGCACCGCCGCCCCCCCACCGCCCCCTTCCAACCCCCTCGCTCCTccccaaacccgaaccccaACAGCATCCCCTTCATGTCCTTCGACATCGGCTccgccgcctcctcctccttctccgcCCCGCAGTTCGCCGCTCCCGGTCCGATCGGGATCGGCGGCGGCTCGGGGTTCGACGACGAACCGCCTTTACTCGAAGAACTCGGCATCAACACGCGCCAAATCTGGACCAAGACCATATCCATCCTAAACCCCCTCAAAGTAAACCCTGATTTGCACGAGGACGCCGACTTGTCCGGCCCGTTCCTGTTCCTGATGGCCTTTGGCTTGTTCCAATTGCTCGCTGGAAAACTCCACTTCGGGATCATCCTCGGTTGGGTTACAATGGCAGCTTTATTTCTATACGTGGTTTTTAATATGTTGGCTGGGAGGAATGGGAACTTGGACTTGTATAGGTGTGTGAGTCTGATTGGGTACTGTATGCTGCCGATGGTGGTGTTATCGGCTGTGGCCTTGTTCCTGCCGCAAGGCGGTGTTCCGATAATTGCAGTGGCGGGGGTTTTCGTGATATGGTCGACGAGGGTTTGCACGAGGCTGCTGGTTGAGCTGGCTTCGTGCGGGGACGAGCATCGCGGGCTGATTGCGTACGCGTGTTTCTTGATTTACACTCTCTTTTCCCTACTAGTCGTGTTTTGA
- the LOC131300641 gene encoding uncharacterized protein LOC131300641 encodes MEPPSAEDLGAPPDSWEVADLDASVKRLMISSSNKDSSPSSSPSSLDPTTSSSSSCSASAQKVGGVSEDALDSVDEFLREALQNPRERLSVLRMEQDIQKFIRDRIQQQMEFQQLPTSYLRLAAHRVAQHYSLQSMVLLDDSLPDGSGSRIIVSKTSDCRLPSVRLADIPLNLPTEDSGVTKVAIKQRPQKGSLTITRGNSPSTKSNHLKSVEERKEEYNRARARIFSSSSSSGSTGGRPESEPRARENYQHNSSGMSRAEEKPIPRGSDVNAGRGVNESSTSSTRLARSKSEVEPVGRSRTNTNSKVAIFRDRDVERKDPDFDRSYDRYMQRFDPGFGFNGGPYVVQPMYAPAVNYNTEFPQLGSAHGPSISTEHQPRLLPQHVPRQWAAPSAPGGIGYGHPDAMMTQFNPNHVGAHPTSALYWHSAQHPSQHPVLTFIHPHEQVHQHFSQSHQQQLDSSFGLARPR; translated from the exons ATGGAGCCGCCCTCCGCGGAGGATCTCGGGGCCCCACCTGACTCGTGGGAGGTGGCGGATTTGGACGCGAGCGTCAAAAGGCTGATGATCTCCTCCTCCAACAAGGactcttctccttcctcctctccttCTTCTCTGGATCCGACGACGTCGTCGAGCTCCTCCTGTTCAGCTTCGGCTCAGAAGGTTGGAGGCGTTTCAGAAGATGCTTTGGATTCGGTGGATGAGTTCCTTCGCGAAGCACTGCAGAATCCTCGGGAGAGGCTTTCCG TTCTGAGGATGGAACAAGACATTCAAAAGTTCATTCGGGATCGTATTCAACAGCAAATGGAGTTCCAACAGCTGCCAACTTCCTATTTACGGTTAGCTGCACATCGTGTGGCCCAACACTACTCCCTGCAGTCGATGGTTTTGTTAGACGATAGTTTACCTGACGGCTCTGGTTCAAGAATCATTGTTAGCAAGACTTCTGATTGTCGGCTTCCTTCTGTTCGCCTGGCAGATATCCCTCTAAACTTACCAACAGAAGACAGTGGTGTCACAAAGGTAGCTATTAAGCAGAGGCCACAAAAAGGGTCACTCACGATTACAAGAGGTAATTCACCTTCTACAAAGAGCAATCATTTGAAAAGTGTGGAGGAGAGGAAAGAGGAGTACAATAGGGCTCGTGCAAGGATATTTAGCTCCAGCAGTTCTAGTGGGAGTACTGGTGGGAGACCAGAAAGCGAGCCAAGGGCGCGGGAGAATTACCAGCATAATTCATCTGGGATGTCAAGGGCAGAAGAGAAACCTATTCCAAGAGGATCTGATGTTAATGCCGGCAGAGGTGTGAATGAATCTTCCACAAGTAGCACTAGATTAGCAAGAAGTAAGTCAGAGGTGGAGCCAGTTGGTAGGTCTAGAACCAATACTAATAGTAAGGTGGCTATTTTCCGAGACCGTGATGTTGAACGCAAAGACCCTGATTTTGATCGAAGTTATGACAG ATATATGCAAAGATTTGACCCTGGATTTGGGTTCAATGGAGGACCATATGTTGTTCAGCCCATGTATGCCCCAGCAGTGAACTACAATACTGAATTCCCGCAACTTGGGTCAGCCCATGGGCCTTCAATATCTACTGAACACCAACCTCGGTTGCTCCCTCAACATGTACCCAGGCAATGGGCTGCACCATCAGCCCCCGGTGGAATTGGTTATGGTCATCCAGATGCCATGATGACCCAATTTAATCCCAATCATGTTGGTGCACACCCCACCTCAGCTTTATATTGGCATTCAGCCCAGCATCCTAGTCAGCACCCTGTATTGACGTTCATCCACCCTCATGAACAGGTTCACCAGCATTTTTCTCAG TCTCATCAGCAGCAACTTGATTCAAGTTTTGGATTAGCCCGGCCCCGGTAA